AAAATGTCCATTGGATCCCGCAATAGTAATAGTTACATGATTTCCCATTACTTGAGTAGCAACCATGGTTAAAGCCTCAGACTGGGTTGGATTCACTTTACCTGGCATAATTGATGAACCGGGCTCATTTTCAGGTAAACTTAACTCTCCAATACCAGAACGAGGACCAGAGCCTAAAAGGCGAATATCATTCGCAATCTTCATCAATGAAACAGCTAAAACATTTAATGCACCTGACATTTCCACAAGGGCATCATGGCTAGCCAAAGCTTCAAATTTATTTGAAGCAGTCCTAAAGGGTAGTCCTGTTAATACAGAAACTTCAGCCGCAAATTTAATTGCAAAATCCTTATGTGTATTGAGTCCTGTACCAACGGCCGTCCCACCTTGAGCTAGCTCATAAAGATAATCAAGAGCATTTTCAACTCTCTTTAAGCCATGCTTAATTTGTGTTTTATACCCGCTAAATTCCTGACCAAGGGTTAAAGGTGTTGCATCCTGAAGATGCGTGCGCCCTATTTTAATGATCGACGCAAAATCTTTTTCCTTCGCCTCTAACTCTTTCAACATCTTTTTTAGTGCAGGCATTAAGGAATTGTGAACTTCACGCACTGCAGCAATATGCATAGCTGTTGGAAAACTATCGTTTGAAGATTGTCCCATATTGACATGATCATTAGGATGAACGGGGTCTTTACTTCCACGCTTTCCCCCTAAAATCTCGATGGCACGATTTGAAATTACCTCGTTAGCATTCATGTTGCTTTGTGTACCTGACCCCGTCTGCCAAACAACCAAAGGAAACTGCATGTCATGCTGTCCTGCCATCACTTCACTGGCAGCTTGAATAATTGCTTGTCCACGTTTATCGTCCAAAAGACCTAAGGTCATATTAACCTTGGCTGCTGAAGCCTTTAATACTCCCATAGCTCTGATCAAGGGCACAGGCATTTTCTCTCCACCAATGGGAAAATTTTTAATTGATCGTTGAGTTTGAGCCCCCCAATAGCAATCCTCTGGGACCGCAATATCACCAAATGAATCCTTTTCCATACGAACTTTTTCTTGCATTCCGTGTTCCTTATCGTTTTTCTAGAGTATATTTTAAAGATATTTAATATCGAGTAAATCCTTGGATGAAAATGACGCACAATTTTTTTATGGATGAGGCCTTAAAGATAGCATCTCAAGCAAAAAATTCGGGGGATGTTCCTGTAGGCGCAGTAATTGTTATGGACAACAAAATCATCGCCAAGGCTGGCAATCGTGTAGAAATTGACCATGATCCAACAGCCCATGCAGAGATGCTAGTGATTAAAGAAGCTGGGAAAATTTTAAAATCTACTATTTTGAACCAATGCAGTCTTTACGTCACTTTAGAGCCTTGTTCCATGTGTGCTCAGGCTATTGCATTTGCTCGTATCAAGCATCTTTATTTTGGGGCTTATGATCCAAAGGGAGGGGGAGTACTTCATGGCCCCCGTATTTTTAATCAACCCACCTGCCACCATAAACCTGAAGTGTATGGGGGTATTATGGAAAGTAGAGCATCTGACCTTTTAAAGGATTTTTTTCGAAACTTAAGGCCTTAGAAGAACCTTGGCAGGGCTGATGATCTATATTAGAGTGTCGACAATTTTAATGAGAGCGCTCGTAGCTCAGTAGGATAGAGCACAGGATTCCTAATCCTGGGGTCGGAGGTTCGAATCCTCTCGGGCGCACCAGACACATAAAGACTTCTGTATTTTTTCTCTTAATGCTCCAAACACGCAACAATAAATTCTAAGATACTGTTCAATAATACGTAATTTATATTGAATGCCCTATTTTGTAGTGTTAGTTGACTCTTTCCTGAAATAAATTCTTAAAATAATACTAAGAAAGAAAAGCACAATAAAAACACCAAAATAGATGTCTCGAGAAGACAGATCTGTCTCATATTCCTTGATATGTTTCTTAAGTTCGATTGAATTATGAAATTGACTTAAATAAAATTTTGTAGGTTCAGAAATGTTTTCTGGAGGGGCATTTAAAAGATTTTTCTCTTCTAAATTTTCTATTTCTTCTAACGCAAGATCTAGCTCATTCAAAACACCCCCAGCTCCTAGAAACGACATCAAGTCAACAAAAATTATAAATCCCAAAAACGCTATAAGGACAGTTAATATCTTTCGTATGCGATTATAACTCATGATTAAATTCTCTAAGAATTCTGCTTAAATTTGACATCTGTGGTTACTTTAAACCTCTGATTTTTCATTAAGTTACATTTCTTAGGCTTAATATACTTGGAATATGATCAGAGAATAGTCAAAAAATTAATGATTTCATTCCATCTGCGTCTTTTTTTATTTTTTTCTTTTTCTTTTTCTTTTTCTTTAAAAGAAAAGTTAGATTGATATTTACATCTTTTCTCAGTTATATTTTTATTAAGATAAATAAAATGCTTGGAAGTGCAATGACAGCTATAAGTCTCAACTTTACGCGTGAAGAGTTACAAAATATCCTTACTCACTTAGATCAGGCTCTCTTCAATCACATCCAATGGCACAAAAGGATTATTCGAGACCTTATTTGTCGATTGCCAGTAAATAAAGGCGACATTGAACAAAAAGCTCACCAGGAATGTCTCTTTGGACAATGGTACACCCAAGATTCTCCTAAAAAACTGCAAAAACATCCTGGGTTTGTTGCTATAGGTGAAGCACACAAACAAATGCATCAAGTAGCCGCAAGGTTACTTATGTCTATGAACACAAAGGGGGGTGTTGAATCTCAAGATTACGATATTTTTGCCAATGTCATTGAACGTTTACAGCTTGAAATAGCGTCCTTGAAGCGTGAGCTAGAATTTTCTCTTCATACGCGCGATCCGCTTACTGAAGCAACGAATCGAATTGATATGCTTCCAATGTTACGCGAAATTCATGCTTTAGTGAAACGAAGTGCTCAATCTTGTTGCCTTATTATGATGGATTTAGATTTTTTTAAAAAAATTAATGATAAGTATGGCCATAATGCGGGCGATAAAGTGCTCATTGGCTTAGTCCATTTCGTTAGTAAACACCTTAGATCTTACGATAAATTGTTTCGTTATGGAGGAGAAGAATTTTTACTTTGTATGCAGCATATAGATCTGCAAGAGTGTTATTCACGCGTAGATCAATTACGTAAAGATATTTCCACATTAGAAATTGACATAGGACGTAAAACTCCTGCAACCATCACTGCTTCTTTTGGTATTACTTTACTTGATCCGCACGTTTCTATTGAAGAATGCATCGATCGTGCTGACAAAGCAATGTACGCAGCTAAATCCGCTGGACGCAATAATACCAAAACCTGGGACCCTTCTATGCAAGCTTAAGGGGCAGCCTTGCACAAAAAAGACTTCAAGATAAATTAAATTTTAATGCAGAAAGTCTCGTCTGAGAACGAGTGTTTCAGAAGCTTATCCCTGCGCGCTAACTTTTTCATGATGGCTAGGGTTTATTTTATGAAGAACTTTCTTTTCTCTTAATAGTGAAAGAAAATAGTTTGTCTCCTCCACACCTTCTATCATTGAAAGACCATATTAAAGTACAAGAGTTATCATCAGAACGTGCCTTCTTAAAACCTATAAGACACCCTGATGGCAGGTTTTTGAGATTTACACCTTCTGGAGGAGTTATAGTGACTTCGTAAAGTGCCTTATCGCTATTTTCATAATTCAGAATTTCAAAAAACCTATTTTCTACAGTTCTTCTTTCTAGGGTTTCGGTTGCAAAAAGGTCCTCAAAGTCTTCACTCGATGCTTCAACTTTAAAGATAGAAATGAGCGTTAAAAGGACTATGAATAATATTATTCGCATGATTGGGCTCCCTAGTTTTCTAAAATGAAATGAAACTTTGATACAATCAATTTCATTTAAACTCTACCCATATAAAATGTCACTTGCAAGAACGCTTATTGACAAATTCTCCCAACAATTAGGTATCTAGATTATCGACTTAATTTTCAATAAACGGTCAAAGTTCAACATTTTTCTTTACTTATAAGTAAATTATATTTATGACTATTGGGAAAGTGAAACAAAAACTTTTACTAATAATCCTCAACGACAATAACTTTTTGAGTCTTTGGAATTTTTGAAATTTACACAATGGATTGGGATAAACTTAAACAATTTTATTACGTTGCAAAAGCTGCAAATTTTACACGTGCAGGTGAGCGGCTAAATATAAGTCAATCAGCTTTAAGTCGAAGCGTCAGGCATCTTGAAGAACATTTGGGAACCAAGTTGTTTCAGCGTAATACTCGCGGAGTTGTCTTGACTAAACAGGGTGAAATCTTGTTTGAACAAGTTTCACACATGATGACTGCTATCCAAAAAGCTCAAACGACGATTCGTGAAGAAGAGAGTGAACCGTCAGGTAGCTTAAAAGTGGCTTCCACTTATGGAGTTGCCGCCCTCTACATCTCCCCTCACCTGCCTAAATTTATCAAGCAGTATCCTAAAATTCATGTCACTCTTTTTGGTAATGATATTGCCCCTGACTTAGATCTGTGCGAGGCGGATGTTATTATCCACCCTCATATTCCTAATCAAACCAATTATATTCAGAGACCTCTTCTAACAGTGCATATGGGGCTTTTTGCTAGCCCTCAGTACCTGGAAACTCACGGAACACCCAAAAGTCTAGAGGATCTAAGTAATCACCATCTTATTGGTTATGGATATCACCTCAATCATCCTTTTCAAAGTTCAAATTGGCTTTTAAAGGCTGGAATGCCAGTGGGAGAAATGCGTGAACCCATCGCTCAAGCAAACTCAACAATTACTCGTTGCCTTTTGGCAGAAGAAGGAATTGGTATTATCACTATTCCAAAAGAGCATCCTGGATTGGACAAACTAAACTTAGTTCCCGTCTTACCCGAGGCAGAAGGTCCAACCATTGAACTTTTTTACATTTATTCAAAACAACTAAAGAATTCAAAACGGGTCCTGTTTTTCCGTGATTATCTGGAAGGTATCTTAGGAAGAAATTCAAATTCTTCTCAACCTCAAGTTAATAATGGCCCCCTTAATGAAAAAATTAATATTTTTGCATAGGCTATGACAGTTGGAATTTTTCCATTTTTATGGCTGCTCGGAGAATACATGGTTAATTTAAGAGAACTTGAGTCTCAAGGAAAGTTGATTAAAACTGTGAATAGAATGGGGCATTCTATTGCTGACTTAACTGATTTTAGTAAATCTTTTATCGAGTTTTCAGGCACTTGTATCGCACCCGTTCTTGACATTGGCGCTGCTTTTGGTGTTGCTAGCATCCCTGCCCTTGAGGCTGGAGCAACGGTTATCGCCAACGATATGGCTCAAGAACATCTTACCGCTATCAAAGAGAGAACACCTCAAAAGCACCAAAATCGTCTGCAATTACGTTGTGCGAAGATTCCCTACGGACTAGACTTTCCTGCCGAAAGTCTTGGCGCTATTCATGCATCTCAAGTTTTACATTTTCTAACAGGCAGTGAAATTGCGCAATCTTTTGATAATTTTTATCGATGGCTGGTTCCAGGGGGCAAAGTTTTTATCATCGCTAGCAGCCCCTATATTAATATCCTCAAAGCATTCTTACCTGAATATGAAAAGAAAAAGCAGTCAGGGACTCCTTGGCCTGGTGAAATAGAGAATCTCAGTCTTCATACAACTCACGCTGTTGTTGCAGATAATCCTCCATTTTTCAATTTTCTTGACACGGATGTACTTTCTCAAGCACTGATTGAAAGAGGGTTCAAAATAGAGAAAAGCCTTCTTTTTGATCGCGGCACTAATCTACCAGATCACATTAAACTTGATGGACGTGAGAATGTAGGAATTATTGCGCAGAAACCAATTGCTCTCTAAATTCTAGCTTTTTTTGAGGTTCTGTGATTTTTGAACCAACAAAAATAATCAACAACCCCAAAGCTCCTAAACTCATCAGATAAAAAGCTGGTGCCATTGAAAGTCCAGTCTTATCAATCAGCCAAGTCATAATGATGGGCGTTGTGCCACCTAACGTAGCCATCCCCACACCATAACCAAAAGCAATTCCACTATAACGACTGTTAGCCGGAAACAATCGATTCATAAAAGCATTGAGAGGCGCTATAAACCCTACAGCAAAAGCACACAAAAGAAAGTTAGCAAGTAGAATATTTAAAGTCAGTCCAGTACTTGCCAAATTGAAAATCCCATAAATACTCATCATCAATCCAAGAGTTGAAATTGTCATAACACGTGCTAACCCAAAACGATCCGCTAACATTCCAGCTAAAGGAGCACAAGAAACAAACACTATCAACCCAAAGGTGTTAAGTGACAAAGCACTTCCAAGCTCAAGTCCCACAACTTTTGTAAGATAGACATTCATGTAAGCCGCGAATGTTGACGAAAGTGCACCTGAAAAAGCAGCTCCCCCTATGCAACACAAAACAGCGATAGGAAACTTTGAAAGCGCTTGAGATAAGGGGATATTCAAAGGTTTTTTAGCTACATCTTTTTTAAATTGAGGACTCTCGTGAACCTGACGTCGTATATAAAATCCAACACCACCAAGCAAAGCCCCTAGTAAAAATGGAATTCGCCAAGACCAATGAGGCATCGTAGATTGCATAAAAAAGGCACCAATGAACGTTGCTAATAATGCTCCCCCTCCTCCAGAAACAGACATAAGAGACCCTGCAAAACCTTCCTTTCCTTTGCCTATATGTTCGATTGCAAAAATCGCCGCGCCGTTATATTCACCTCCAGCACATATACTTTGTAACAATCGGCAGAGTACTAAAACAATTGGTGCAGCAATACCAACTGCATCATAAGTTGGTAAAAAGCCAATAAGACTCGTTGGGATAGCCATTAAGAAAATTGAGAGAGTTAATGCTTGCTTGCGCCCTAATCGATCGCCTAAGTGACCAAAAAGGATGGCTCCTAAAGGTCGCATGAAATATCCAGCCGCAAAGGTCATAAGACTGGCCATAAGCGCTGCTGTAGAATCATATGTAGGAAAGAATATCTTTGCTAAAAGAGGCGCAAATGTGCCATACAAATAAAAATCATAGAATTCAAGGGTATTACCAGCCATACTTGAAAGAATAGCTTTAGTTTGCGGCTTCATTTTTACCTCCCAGGCATTTTAGATACAGTATTATAATTAAAAGGTTTTTCTTCCAAGTACAAGAAAATTATTAATATTCAATGATTAACAGTAATCAATCATTAAAAAGGCACCGTCAACCAGGTGATATTTTAGAATTCCAACCCAGTCGTTCTAAAATCTCAGACGATCAAATCTAAAGAGTTCAGGAGGGAGTTGTTTGTCAGATGTCTTAACACTGCTAATCTTTACAACAGTGTCCCCCCCTTGAGGATTATGAACAATCCACTGCAACAAGGTAAGAGGCTCTCGTTTAAAGGTCAACGTTAGACTTCCCATTCCAGGTTCATCGTTTCTTGTAAGCGTAACCTCAACGGTATCTTTGTCTTCGTCAGAAAAATCAAGGACTGTTACTCCTTCACTAAAGGATACATGGTTCTTTAAAATAATATTTGCTGGAGACGACTCCAAAGGAATACGTGTTGTCTCTTCCATAACGGGATCATGATAAATAAACCACTGGCCATCGGCGACAATAAGTTTTTGATCAGGGCGAATATATTCAATTCTCATTCTTCCTGGACGTTGTAAAAAGAACCTTCCTTCACTGAGAGAACCATTTATGTCTGTTTGATGAAAGACTGCTTTCAAAGATTTCATCTTATTAAAATAATCTTCCAATTTTTTTATCTTGACCATATCTTCTACAGAAACGATAGCAAGAGCTGCATCCATATTGAATACAAGAAAAACAAACATAATAAGACAATAAAAAATGCGCATTAGATTAAGTCTCCTCTAATTAACTTATTCTTTTCAAAACTTCCCGCTTTCCAACATGGTTAGCAGTTGAAACAACTCCTTCAGCTTCCATCTGCTCCATAATACGAGCAGCCCTATTGTAGCCAATTTTCAGATGACGTTGGATAAAGCTGGTTGAAGCTTTCCCTTCTCTTTGTATGATTTCAAGAGCCTGGGCATACATTCCATCAACTGCTTCTCCCTGTTCACCAAAAAGAGAAAGAGCCATATCGCTCGTCTCTTCAGTTATGTGATCAATATAATTTGGAGTCCCTTGACTCTTCAAAAATTTTACAACACGCTCAACTTCTTCATCGCTCACAAAAGGTCCATGGACACGAACAATTTTACCCCCTGTTTCCATGTAAAGTAAGTCACCGCGGCCTAGAAGCTGCTCAGCCCCTTGTTCATTTAAAATGGTACGACTATCAAATTTAGAAGCCACCTGAAAGCTAATACGCGTAGGGAAGTTAGCCTTAATAGTCCCCGTGATGACATCTACAGAAGGACGTTGGGTCGCCATGATTAAATGAATACCAGCCGCACGCGCCATCTGTGCTAAACGTTGAACTGCGGCTTCAATTTCTTTTCCTGCAACCATCATTAAGTCTGCCATCTCATCGACTATCACAACGATATATGGCAAAAGAGTCATATCTAGAAACTCTGTTTCAAAAATCGGTTTTCCTGTCTCTGGATCAAAACCCGTTTGAATTTTACGCGAAAGAGTTTCACCTTTTTCTTGTGCTTGTTTTAACCGTTGATTATACCCCTCAACGTTACGAACCCCTAATCGCGACATCGCACGATAACGATCTTCCATTTCCCGCACTGCCCATTTTAAAGCAAATACCGCTTTCTTAGGATCGGTAACCACGGGTGTTAAAAGATGAGGAATACCATCATAAACAGACAGTTCAAGCATTTTTGGATCAATCATAATGAAACGACAGCGATCAGCAGGCAAACGATAAAGAAGAGATAGAATCATCGTATTAATTCCCACAGATTTACCTGAACCCGTGGTTCCTGCCACTAAAAGGTGCGGCATACGAGCAAGATCAGCAATGACCGGATCTCCTCCAATATTTTTCCCCAATGAAAGTCCAAGAATAGCGCCCGTATGTTCAAAATCTTTATGGGATAATAAATCATAAAGATATACAGTTTGACGAACATCATTAGGTAATTCAATACCCAATGCATTACGGCCTGGTATCACAGCAATACGAGCCGAAATAGCGCTCATTGAACGAGCAATATCGTCAGACAGTCCTATTATTCTAGAAGCTTTAACTCCAGCTGCAGGAACAAGTTCATAAAGTGTTACAACTGGTCCAGGATGAACTTTTACAATTTGTCCCTTGACTCCAAATTCCTCTAAAACACGCTTTAAATGTTCCGCCTTTTGAGCAATTTCTTCGTGAGAGAGCTTTTCAGAAAGTGTTATTTTTTCAGAGGATTGGTTGAGAAGCTTTAGAGAAGGAAGCTGCGTGCTTGGCACTTCAACAAGATCAAGAGGAACTTTGCCAGATTTTGTTTTTGGCAGAGTTTCAATAATTTTTGGCTGCACAATTTCAAGCGAAAGTGGCTCCTCAACAGTTTTATGATCAGGTTTTACAAGAGCATGCTCAACATGAATTTGTGGCTCCCGTGCACGGTCTATAAAAGGTGTTTTTCTTTCACTTGATTTTTTCAAACTAACTTTGACGTTATTTACGCTCCAGTGTTTAAAGATCAAATGAATAAAATACTTCAAAAGACCTTCAATAAAGAACAAAATCTTTAAAAGAATGCGTCCAAATATCTGCCACTCTCCCTTGGTTAATCCTAAGGAAAAGAAAATAAACACGCCAGTTATAATCGTTAGAAAAAGCTGAGGGACAATAGGGGGGAACTGAGTCACAAACTTATTCAAAAATAATTCGATATAATACCACCCAATAATACCTATAGACCCTGATTCGTCATGGGAATCACCACCAAAAAACCCAGAAAGAGTTAAGGAAAACAATCCTAGCGTAATCGGATAAAAACTAATTCGAATTAGACTCCCCTTAACCGCTTGGCTCCGGAAAATAGTATATCCCCACAACACAAGACATACGGGGGTTAAAAAGCTTGCGACCCCAAAAAATTGTAGGAAAAAATCGCTCAAATAAGCGCCTTTTTCTCCACAAAGATTTTGGATTGGTCCATTTAAGGAAACATTAGAAGAGGGATCAAAAGGATCATGAGAAATCAATGCCAAAAAAAGATAAATCCCAGATAAGGCCATTAAAGTTCCGAAAAACTGGTATGTTTTCTTTTTGAAAAACAGACGCACGGTTTCTGGAAAAATTGTCATTTTGGAGGGCTGCTGTCTTCGCATCGATGTCATCACTAATCTATCCTTTGCGTCTTTACTCTAGCCCTAAGAAATAGACGAATCAAATAGGATTGTCATCTAAGATTGTATAAAACGGTTTGAACGTGGGAAGCCAGAAGGAACAAGACGTCCTGCTTGACCTCGTTTACCTAGCCAAAGCTTCCAATCACTAGGTTTTTGTGTAACGCCGGCTTTAATCCAAGTTAATCCTTGCTCAGCACTAAAAACTTTAATATCTGAAAGCTTCCCCTCTTTAATTTTTTGCAAAATAACGCCGCGTCCTTTCACCATAATCGGTAACTCTTTCAGAGGAAAAATCAATAATTTTCGGTTAATACCAACAGTTACGAGATGATCTCCTGTCACTGGTAAGCAAGCCTGAACAAAAGCTCCTTCTGCAACCGTCATCACTTGCTTTCCATTTTTTGTTTGAGCTAGCGTATCTTTTGCATTCAACATAAAGCCTCGACTATCGCTAGAAACCAAAACAAGCTTTAAGTCGGGTTTATCGAACTT
The sequence above is drawn from the Candidatus Nucleicultrix amoebiphila FS5 genome and encodes:
- a CDS encoding MFS transporter gives rise to the protein MKPQTKAILSSMAGNTLEFYDFYLYGTFAPLLAKIFFPTYDSTAALMASLMTFAAGYFMRPLGAILFGHLGDRLGRKQALTLSIFLMAIPTSLIGFLPTYDAVGIAAPIVLVLCRLLQSICAGGEYNGAAIFAIEHIGKGKEGFAGSLMSVSGGGGALLATFIGAFFMQSTMPHWSWRIPFLLGALLGGVGFYIRRQVHESPQFKKDVAKKPLNIPLSQALSKFPIAVLCCIGGAAFSGALSSTFAAYMNVYLTKVVGLELGSALSLNTFGLIVFVSCAPLAGMLADRFGLARVMTISTLGLMMSIYGIFNLASTGLTLNILLANFLLCAFAVGFIAPLNAFMNRLFPANSRYSGIAFGYGVGMATLGGTTPIIMTWLIDKTGLSMAPAFYLMSLGALGLLIIFVGSKITEPQKKLEFREQLVSAQ
- a CDS encoding class I SAM-dependent methyltransferase; the encoded protein is MVNLRELESQGKLIKTVNRMGHSIADLTDFSKSFIEFSGTCIAPVLDIGAAFGVASIPALEAGATVIANDMAQEHLTAIKERTPQKHQNRLQLRCAKIPYGLDFPAESLGAIHASQVLHFLTGSEIAQSFDNFYRWLVPGGKVFIIASSPYINILKAFLPEYEKKKQSGTPWPGEIENLSLHTTHAVVADNPPFFNFLDTDVLSQALIERGFKIEKSLLFDRGTNLPDHIKLDGRENVGIIAQKPIAL
- a CDS encoding nucleoside deaminase, producing the protein MTHNFFMDEALKIASQAKNSGDVPVGAVIVMDNKIIAKAGNRVEIDHDPTAHAEMLVIKEAGKILKSTILNQCSLYVTLEPCSMCAQAIAFARIKHLYFGAYDPKGGGVLHGPRIFNQPTCHHKPEVYGGIMESRASDLLKDFFRNLRP
- a CDS encoding LysR family transcriptional regulator, producing the protein MDWDKLKQFYYVAKAANFTRAGERLNISQSALSRSVRHLEEHLGTKLFQRNTRGVVLTKQGEILFEQVSHMMTAIQKAQTTIREEESEPSGSLKVASTYGVAALYISPHLPKFIKQYPKIHVTLFGNDIAPDLDLCEADVIIHPHIPNQTNYIQRPLLTVHMGLFASPQYLETHGTPKSLEDLSNHHLIGYGYHLNHPFQSSNWLLKAGMPVGEMREPIAQANSTITRCLLAEEGIGIITIPKEHPGLDKLNLVPVLPEAEGPTIELFYIYSKQLKNSKRVLFFRDYLEGILGRNSNSSQPQVNNGPLNEKINIFA
- a CDS encoding LolA family protein, with translation MRIFYCLIMFVFLVFNMDAALAIVSVEDMVKIKKLEDYFNKMKSLKAVFHQTDINGSLSEGRFFLQRPGRMRIEYIRPDQKLIVADGQWFIYHDPVMEETTRIPLESSPANIILKNHVSFSEGVTVLDFSDEDKDTVEVTLTRNDEPGMGSLTLTFKREPLTLLQWIVHNPQGGDTVVKISSVKTSDKQLPPELFRFDRLRF
- a CDS encoding diguanylate cyclase, whose protein sequence is MLGSAMTAISLNFTREELQNILTHLDQALFNHIQWHKRIIRDLICRLPVNKGDIEQKAHQECLFGQWYTQDSPKKLQKHPGFVAIGEAHKQMHQVAARLLMSMNTKGGVESQDYDIFANVIERLQLEIASLKRELEFSLHTRDPLTEATNRIDMLPMLREIHALVKRSAQSCCLIMMDLDFFKKINDKYGHNAGDKVLIGLVHFVSKHLRSYDKLFRYGGEEFLLCMQHIDLQECYSRVDQLRKDISTLEIDIGRKTPATITASFGITLLDPHVSIEECIDRADKAMYAAKSAGRNNTKTWDPSMQA
- a CDS encoding DNA translocase FtsK → MTSMRRQQPSKMTIFPETVRLFFKKKTYQFFGTLMALSGIYLFLALISHDPFDPSSNVSLNGPIQNLCGEKGAYLSDFFLQFFGVASFLTPVCLVLWGYTIFRSQAVKGSLIRISFYPITLGLFSLTLSGFFGGDSHDESGSIGIIGWYYIELFLNKFVTQFPPIVPQLFLTIITGVFIFFSLGLTKGEWQIFGRILLKILFFIEGLLKYFIHLIFKHWSVNNVKVSLKKSSERKTPFIDRAREPQIHVEHALVKPDHKTVEEPLSLEIVQPKIIETLPKTKSGKVPLDLVEVPSTQLPSLKLLNQSSEKITLSEKLSHEEIAQKAEHLKRVLEEFGVKGQIVKVHPGPVVTLYELVPAAGVKASRIIGLSDDIARSMSAISARIAVIPGRNALGIELPNDVRQTVYLYDLLSHKDFEHTGAILGLSLGKNIGGDPVIADLARMPHLLVAGTTGSGKSVGINTMILSLLYRLPADRCRFIMIDPKMLELSVYDGIPHLLTPVVTDPKKAVFALKWAVREMEDRYRAMSRLGVRNVEGYNQRLKQAQEKGETLSRKIQTGFDPETGKPIFETEFLDMTLLPYIVVIVDEMADLMMVAGKEIEAAVQRLAQMARAAGIHLIMATQRPSVDVITGTIKANFPTRISFQVASKFDSRTILNEQGAEQLLGRGDLLYMETGGKIVRVHGPFVSDEEVERVVKFLKSQGTPNYIDHITEETSDMALSLFGEQGEAVDGMYAQALEIIQREGKASTSFIQRHLKIGYNRAARIMEQMEAEGVVSTANHVGKREVLKRIS
- the fumC gene encoding class II fumarate hydratase, with protein sequence MQEKVRMEKDSFGDIAVPEDCYWGAQTQRSIKNFPIGGEKMPVPLIRAMGVLKASAAKVNMTLGLLDDKRGQAIIQAASEVMAGQHDMQFPLVVWQTGSGTQSNMNANEVISNRAIEILGGKRGSKDPVHPNDHVNMGQSSNDSFPTAMHIAAVREVHNSLMPALKKMLKELEAKEKDFASIIKIGRTHLQDATPLTLGQEFSGYKTQIKHGLKRVENALDYLYELAQGGTAVGTGLNTHKDFAIKFAAEVSVLTGLPFRTASNKFEALASHDALVEMSGALNVLAVSLMKIANDIRLLGSGPRSGIGELSLPENEPGSSIMPGKVNPTQSEALTMVATQVMGNHVTITIAGSNGHFELNVFKPVIIYNLLQSIKLLSDAVDSFTERCLKDLKANTERIQKHLNESLMLVTSLNPHIGYDKAASIAKKAHKEGTTLKEAALSLGYLTADQFDQWVDPQKMIGPKI